The Carassius auratus strain Wakin chromosome 5, ASM336829v1, whole genome shotgun sequence genome includes a window with the following:
- the LOC113071340 gene encoding uncharacterized protein LOC113071340, whose translation MSGMKEVLKDAVLLVLPSLSPDVTNQLVEKLMDQGVEGLDDLVYVKEDDILEFIRPIQCRKLLSSWKNKEHQNCTVVLPPAEVLPSVPPETNTTLGSPPSSSSRPTSSSLASASVTHSWTENFQVPWSLMPDGIKSAVENGQRPSPSDRRQMIRILADEMRKHDKNPTRSQCLTVSRKIVSQYPKSFADMLGDKQVGGGYESVLSQLKVRIEHLNRTNTLSHHRIQRSDTGTTRKRSSTDSYGCTRWQPDLPPRETYDSLEVKRQKMEEMHLHEGISGAERGDVCKLMEETYWLQRHMINATPSPTIADIKTKWPYLFTQRHIYGHFEQLTDKKVLRCLELSIQECGQIIIEFFKSKPTNDDIRSILSRGENDVDAMVIQLLLAHFKEKLDGVFLQADEFATPSDVQHSLNLPESPRLIFLGQSLSNQRWMLSLEGQVVCEGAQPNFITGLAALFASFYNFNLQYQEEAACTLEFVQRRFVDINPERGSKAKKGKVTSKKTGQVVQKKNATVSPPVSSLLRKLADFEWNFV comes from the exons ATGTCTGGAATGAAAGAAGTCCTGAAAGATGCTGTACTGTTGGTGTTGCCAAGCCTATCTCCAGATGTAACCAACCAGCTTGTTGAGAAGCTCATGGACCAAGGTGTTGAAGGCTTGGATGATTTGGTTTATGTAAAAGAAGATGACATTTTGGAGTTTATAAGACCTATCCAATGCAGAAAACTTCTTAGTTCATGGAAAAATAAAG aacatCAGAACTGCACAGTCGTACTGCCACCTGCTGAGGTTCTCCCCTCGGTTCCCCCCGAAACAAACACTACTCTTGGTTCACCTCCATCAAGCTCCTCAAGGCCAACATCAAGCAGTTTAGCATCAGCCAGTGTCACACATTCATGGACTGAAAATTTCCAAGTTCCCTGGAGCTTAATGCCAGACGGTATAAAGAGTGCTGTTGAGAATGGACAGAGACCTTCTCCTTCTGATCGAAGACAAATGATTAGAATCCTTGCTGATGAAATgagaaaacatgacaaaaacccCACCAGATCACAGTGTCTTACTGTTAGTCGCAAAATAGTGAGCCAGTATCCAAAGTCTTTTGCTGACATGTTGGGTGACAAGCAGGTTGGGGGTGGATATGAATCTGTTCTTTCACAGCTGAAAGTACGCATCGAGCACCTGAATCGAACAAATACACTAAGTCATCATAGGATCCAAAGAAGTGACACCGGAACTACTAGAAAACGAAGTTCCACTGACTCGTATGGTTGTACAAGATGGCAGCCGGATCTTCCACCTAGGGAAACTTATGACAGTCTTGAAGTGAAACGTCAGAAGATGGAGGAGATGCATCTTCATGAAGGAATCTCTGGAGCAGAGAGAGGAGACGTTTGCAAGCTCATGGAGGAAACCTAttggcttcagcgtcacatgatcaaTGCAACCCCATCCCCTACAATTGCAGATATCAAAACTAAATGGCCATATCTTTTCACACAGAGGCATATATATGGACATTTTGAACAGCTTACTGACAAAAAAGTGCTCAGATGTTTGGAATTGTCTATTCAGGAGTGTGGACAAATCATAATTGAATTTTTCAAAAGCAAACCAACCAATGATGACATTCGAAGCATTCTCTCCAGAGGTGAAAATGATGTGGATGCCATGGTCATACAACTACTCCTTGCACACTTCAAAGAGAAGTTAGATGGTGTTTTCCTTCAAGCAGAT GAATTTGCAACTCCATCTGATGTCCAGCATTCTCTTAATTTGCCAGAGAGTCCACGCCTTATATTTCTTG gtcAATCTCTGAGCAACCAGCGCTGGATGTTGAGTTTGGAGGGTCAAGTTGTGTGTGAAGGAGCACAGCCCAACTTCATCACTGGACTGGCAGCGCTGTTTGCCTCCTTCTATAACTTCAATTTACAGTACCAGGAAGAGGCAGCATGCACCCTTGAGTTTGTTCAGAG ACGCTTTGTTGACATCAATCCTGAACGTGgatcaaaagcaaaaaaaggaaaagtgacTTCAAAGAAAACTGGCCAAGTCGTGCAAAAAAAGAACGCAACTGTAAGCCCACCAGTTTCCTCACTTCTGCGAAAACTTGCAGACTTTGAATGGAACTTTGTTTAG